From the Cryptomeria japonica chromosome 2, Sugi_1.0, whole genome shotgun sequence genome, one window contains:
- the LOC131074959 gene encoding uncharacterized protein LOC131074959, translating into MDEKRINHREKMSGSRIPNAHGRIMPNSRSMTAPNSVKRFMIMPSWGCIAILRVVARSVLMLMALATFPFFCAKPNSNSLAESDHGFGNTVLSNQVLLQNQWPSHTLSMVFQDMISEGLLKAGQKVLCIGVGTVSEKKTLGIDGFDLTFEEDIQKARFPYNSFDFELGVKYSAFPPAEVDRTLKIGGVAAVHLSLDEPDLNLNTLLKLHLPNFKIVYLRKFDAFGLDTVIAFRKFQQASNPIKMVSQKTYNCPMNDLKRAAMKKLEHILLEQPRASWIESNENLPNIQYLPNIIGYPQNPSAYVFVDVGANSYKSTIGSWFQSHYPKHNHKFDIYAIEANGSFESEYLLHPEVKFLPFAAWINNGSNGALIEPRRVRALDLADWLMKTVNPDDYVVMKMDVGGAEFQVLPKMIRTGAICLIDELFLECHYQTPHKKQRRSYWECLALYGLLRERGVAVHQWWG; encoded by the coding sequence ATGGATGAGAAGCGGATTAATCACAGAGAGAAAATGAGCGGAAGTAGAATTCCCAATGCCCATGGGCGGATAATGCCCAATTCAAGGTCAATGACAGCCCCTAACTCTGTTAAAAGATTCATGATAATGCCATCATGGGGCTGCATTGCTATTCTGAGAGTTGTGGCCAGATCTGTGCTGATGCTCATGGCATTGGCTACATTTCCTTTCTTTTGTGCAAAGCCCAACTCCAACAGTCTTGCAGAGTCTGATCATGGCTTTGGCAATACTGTTCTGTCCAACCAGGTTCTTTTACAGAATCAATGGCCAAGTCATACTTTATCTATGGTTTTTCAAGATATGATCTCTGAAGGGCTGTTGAAAGCAGGGCAGAAGGTCCTCTGCATTGGAGTTGGAACAGTGTCTGAGAAAAAAACTTTGGGAATTGATggttttgatttgacttttgaagAGGATATCCAGAAAGCCAGATTTCCTTATAACTCATTTGATTTTGAATTGGGTGTTAAATATTCTGCATTTCCTCCAGCTGAAGTGGATAGAACTCTAAAGATTGGGGGTGTTGCTGCTGTGCATCTCTCACTTGATGAACCAGATCTGAATCTGAATACCCTACTTAAGCTACATTTACCCAATTTCAAAATTGTCTATCtgagaaaatttgatgcatttGGGCTTGACACAGTGATTGCTTTCAGAAAGTTTCAGCAAGCATCAAATCCCATTAAAATGGTCTCACAGAAGACCTATAACTGCCCTATGAATGATCTGAAAAGGGCTGCCATGAAAAAACTAGAGCACATTCTACTGGAACAACCCAGAGCTTCATGGATTGAATCTAATGAAAATCTCCCCAATATTCAGTATCTCCCCAATATTATAGGCTACCCCCAGAACCCCTCTGCCTATGTGTTTGTTGATGTGGGGGCAAACAGTTACAAATCAACTATTGGCTCATGGTTTCAGTCTCACTACCCCAAGCACAACCATAAGTTTGATATATATGCAATTGAAGCAAATGGGTCATTTGAGTCTGAGTATTTACTTCACCCAGAGGTAAAATTTCTTCCTTTTGCTGCTTGGATTAATAATGGAAGTAATGGAGCACTGATTGAGCCGAGAAGAGTTAGGGCTTTGGATTTGGCAGATTGGTTGATGAAAACTGTGAATCCAGATGACTATGTTGTTATGAAAATGGATGTTGGTGGAGCTGAATTTCAGGTCTTGCCTAAAATGATTAGGACTGGAGCTATTTGCCTGATTGATGAGCTCTTCCTTGAATGCCATTACCAGACCCCCCACAAGAAGCAGAGAAGATCATACTGGGAGTGCCTGGCACTCTATGGTTTGCTCAGAGAAAGGGGCGTTGCAGTGCATCAATGGTGGGGATAA